A part of Prionailurus viverrinus isolate Anna chromosome E1, UM_Priviv_1.0, whole genome shotgun sequence genomic DNA contains:
- the TSPAN10 gene encoding tetraspanin-10, with translation MEEGEKSPLLVQDPGCQEGPLTSSRPGPVPQEERVWRAGPGGGPASSLPLGISCLKCLTFLLNFLFSLLGLLALAIGLWGLAVKGSLGSVWGAALPEDPILGLVLGGLAVSAVSLAGCLGALCESAFLLRCFSGGLVAFLLLEAVVGALLVALWGPLQDGLEHTLRAAITHYQDDPGLRFLIDQIQLGLQCCGASSYRDWTRNLYFNCSSPGVQACSLPASCCIHPGEDGASVNDQCGSGALRLDEDAARRVVHLEGCGPPLRRWLRRNVRAAGAYAIVVVAVQGVELLLANQLVRALAVRRGEVDSPRAAGTVALSTRASHSVKRPLPNWPRADSPGGPPGKVSYSIPDALASSTGCASGPPGPPFP, from the exons atggaggaaggggaaaagagccCCCTGCTGGTCCAG gACCCCGGGTGCCAGGAGGGGCCGCTCACTTCAAGCCGTCCAGGTCCGGTGCCCCAAGAGGAGCGGGTCTGGAGGGCAGGCCCCGGGGGAGGcccggcctcctccctccccttgggAATCAGCTGCCTGAAGTGCCTGACCTTCCTGCTcaacttcctcttctctctgcttggTCTGCTGGCCCTGGCCATCGGGCTCTGGGGCTTGGCCGTCAAGGGGTCCCTGGGGAGCGTCTGGGGGGCGGCCCTGCCCGAAGACCCCATTCTGGGACTGGTACTGGGGGGGCTGGCCGTCAGTGCGGTGAGCCTGGCGGGCTGCCTGGGGGCCCTGTGTGAGAGCGCTTTTCTGCTCCGCTGCTTCTCGGGGGGTCTCGTCGCCTTCCTGCTGCTGGAGGCCGTGGTGGGTGCCCTGCTGGTGGCCCTCTGGGGCCCACTGCAGGATGGCCTGGAGCACACCCTGCGTGCGGCCATCACCCACTATCAGGATGACCCGGGCCTGCGCTTCCTTATTGACCAAATCCAGCTTGGGCTCCAGTGCTGCGGGGCGTCTTCCTACCGGGACTGGACGCGGAACCT GTACTTTAACTGCAGCTCCCCGGGGGTCCAGGCCTGcagccttcctgcctcctgctgCATCCACCCCGGGGAAGACGGAGCCTCTGTCAACGACCAGTGTGGCTCTGGAGCCCTGCGCCTGGACGAGGATGCCGCTCGGAGAGTGGTGCACCTGGAGGGCTGTGGCCCTCCTCTCCGGCGGTGGCTGCGCAGGAACGTGCGGGCCGCGGGCGCCTACGCCATCGTGGTTGTGGCGGTCCAAGGGGTGGAGCTCCTGTTGGCCAACCAGCTGGTGAGGGCCCTGGCCGTCCGCCGGGGGGAGGTGGACAGCCCCAGAGCCGCAGGGACGGTGGCCTTGTCCACCCGCGCCTCACACTCCGTGAAACGGCCCTTGCCAAACTGGCCCAGGGCTGACAGCCCAGGAGGACCCCCAGGGAAGGTGTCCTACAGCATCCCAGATGCCCTGGCCTCCTCCACCGGCTGTGCCTCCGGCCCCCCAGGGCCCCCCTTCCCCTGA
- the PDE6G gene encoding retinal rod rhodopsin-sensitive cGMP 3',5'-cyclic phosphodiesterase subunit gamma, translating to MNLEPPKAEIRSATRVIGGPVTPRKGPPKFKQRQTRQFKSKPPKKGVQGFGDDIPGMEGLGTDITVICPWEAFNHLELHELAQYGII from the exons ATGAACCTGGAGCCACCCAAGGCCGAGATCCGGTCGGCCACCAGGGTGATTGGGGGGCCTGTCACTCCCAGGAAAGGGCCCCCCAAATTTAAGCAGCGGCAAACCAGGCAGTTCAAGAGCAAACCCCCCAAGAAAGGCGTCCAAGG GTTTGGGGATGACATCCCTGGAATGGAAGGCCTGGGAACAG ATATTACGGTCATCTGCCCATGGGAGGCCTTCAACCACCTGGAGCTGCACGAACTGGCCCAGTACGGCATCATCTAG